Proteins co-encoded in one Christiangramia fulva genomic window:
- the rplM gene encoding 50S ribosomal protein L13 encodes MDTLSYKTVSANKATRTKEWVLVDAEGQNLGRLASRVAFLLRGKHKPNFTPHVDCGDNVVVINALGVNLSGKKWDAKEYIRYTGHPGGQRSLTARELFNKSPERLVESAVKGMLPKNKLGADLFRNLKVYAGAEHDHEAQKPKTINLNDVK; translated from the coding sequence GTGGACACATTAAGTTACAAAACAGTATCGGCTAATAAGGCCACCAGGACCAAAGAATGGGTTTTGGTAGATGCTGAAGGACAGAATTTAGGTCGTCTCGCTTCCAGAGTAGCTTTTCTACTTAGAGGTAAGCACAAGCCTAATTTCACACCACATGTTGACTGCGGAGACAATGTTGTTGTTATCAACGCATTGGGAGTAAATCTTTCCGGTAAAAAATGGGATGCTAAAGAATACATCCGTTATACCGGTCACCCAGGTGGTCAAAGAAGTCTGACAGCAAGAGAGCTTTTCAATAAAAGTCCTGAGAGACTTGTTGAATCAGCCGTTAAAGGAATGCTTCCAAAAAATAAACTTGGAGCAGACCTATTCAGAAATTTAAAGGTTTATGCCGGAGCAGAACATGATCATGAAGCTCAAAAACCTAAAACTATTAACTTAAACGACGTTAAGTAA
- the polA gene encoding DNA polymerase I — protein MAEQKRLFLLDAYALIFRGYYAFIKNPRINSKGFNTSAIMGFTNSLFDVIRREKPDHLAVCFDKDGSEARTEMFTDYKAHRDETPEPIREAIPIIQDILRAMHIPVLEQSGMEADDLIGTLSKQAEEEGYKVYMVTPDKDFAQLVSENIFMYRPARMGNGIEIWGIPEVQKKFEVETPDQVIDYLGMMGDAVDNIPGIPGVGDKTAKKFLKKYGSLEGLLSNTDDLKGKMKEKVIENAEQARMSRKLATIFTNCDVKFHAEDFELSMPDAEKVQEIFEELEFRRLKDQFIKLFSGEDDSSHTQVTNSPSAKQNAQMAGAGQFSLFGEEGQEIERTSSRKTLQDVPHVYQLIKTDLAKKLFLEKLMLQTSVCFDTETTSLNPLQAELVGIAFSWDTGKGFYLSFPEEREAAQKLIDELRPFFENEKIQKIGQNLKYDIEVLDKYNVEVKGPLFDTMIAHYLINPDMRHNMDVLAETYLNYTPISLTDLLGKKGKNQASMREIPLLQQTEYAAEDADVTLQLKNFFEKELEEAETRKLFNEIEIPLVKVLADMELEGINLDEEFLKSLSAALTSDIKQLEENIYKAAGEEFLISSPKQLGIILFEKLELVKKPKKTKTGQYSTSEDVLSALAPKHEIIQQVLDYRGLVKLQNTYVDALPSQVEKTTGRVHTDYVQTIAATGRLSSNNPNLQNIPIRTERGRQVRKAFVPRDENYLLLAADYSQIELRIIAALSEEENMIRAFEEGEDIHASTAAKVFGVPIEEVTREQRSNAKTVNFGIIYGVSAFGLSNQTNLSRSEAKELIDTYYKTYPQLSNFISDQVQFAREHGYVSTVLGRRRYLKDINSRNAVVRGAAERNAVNAPIQGSAADIIKLAMINIHKKLKKENYKTKMLLQVHDELVFDAHKSELEKVKEMIKSEMENAYKLKVPLEVDLGVGANWLEAH, from the coding sequence ATGGCTGAACAAAAACGCCTTTTCTTACTCGACGCTTACGCTCTTATTTTCAGGGGATATTACGCTTTTATAAAGAACCCGCGGATCAATTCCAAAGGTTTTAATACCTCGGCGATCATGGGATTTACCAATTCGCTTTTCGATGTGATAAGAAGGGAAAAACCCGATCATTTGGCGGTTTGTTTCGATAAGGATGGCAGTGAGGCGCGCACCGAAATGTTTACCGATTATAAGGCACATCGCGACGAAACACCGGAACCTATTCGGGAAGCCATTCCGATAATCCAGGATATTCTTCGCGCCATGCATATCCCTGTGCTGGAACAGTCGGGAATGGAAGCCGATGACCTTATCGGAACGCTTTCCAAACAGGCCGAAGAGGAAGGCTACAAGGTTTATATGGTGACTCCCGATAAAGATTTTGCGCAGCTGGTTTCTGAAAATATCTTTATGTACCGTCCCGCCAGGATGGGAAATGGGATCGAGATCTGGGGAATTCCGGAAGTCCAGAAGAAATTCGAGGTAGAAACTCCCGACCAGGTGATCGATTATCTTGGAATGATGGGCGATGCCGTGGATAATATTCCGGGAATTCCGGGCGTGGGTGACAAAACAGCCAAAAAATTCCTCAAAAAATACGGAAGTCTGGAAGGTTTGCTCAGTAATACCGATGATCTTAAGGGCAAAATGAAGGAGAAGGTGATCGAAAATGCTGAACAGGCAAGAATGTCCCGAAAACTGGCGACTATTTTTACCAATTGTGATGTGAAATTTCATGCCGAGGATTTTGAACTTTCCATGCCAGATGCCGAGAAAGTTCAGGAGATCTTCGAGGAACTGGAATTTAGAAGACTAAAAGACCAGTTTATAAAATTGTTCAGCGGCGAAGATGATTCTTCACACACGCAAGTGACCAATTCACCTTCTGCGAAACAGAATGCGCAAATGGCCGGCGCCGGGCAGTTCTCTCTTTTTGGCGAGGAAGGCCAGGAAATTGAACGAACCAGTTCCAGGAAAACCTTGCAGGATGTTCCGCATGTTTATCAGTTGATAAAAACCGACCTGGCAAAAAAGCTGTTTCTAGAAAAACTAATGCTACAAACCAGTGTTTGCTTTGATACCGAAACTACCAGTTTGAATCCGTTGCAGGCCGAACTTGTGGGCATTGCTTTTTCATGGGATACCGGCAAGGGCTTTTATCTTTCCTTTCCTGAAGAACGCGAAGCAGCGCAGAAACTAATTGACGAGTTAAGGCCATTTTTCGAAAATGAAAAAATTCAAAAGATCGGTCAAAACCTCAAATATGATATTGAAGTACTCGATAAATATAATGTAGAAGTTAAAGGTCCGCTTTTCGACACCATGATCGCCCATTATCTTATCAATCCGGATATGAGGCACAATATGGACGTGCTGGCGGAAACCTATTTGAATTACACTCCCATTTCCCTGACGGATTTGTTAGGCAAAAAAGGAAAAAATCAGGCGAGCATGCGGGAAATTCCGCTGCTTCAGCAAACCGAATATGCTGCTGAAGATGCCGATGTGACCTTACAGTTGAAGAATTTTTTTGAAAAGGAACTCGAAGAGGCCGAAACACGGAAACTCTTTAATGAAATTGAGATTCCCCTGGTAAAGGTTCTTGCTGATATGGAGCTGGAAGGCATCAATCTGGATGAAGAATTTCTGAAATCCCTTTCCGCAGCGCTGACATCTGATATCAAGCAACTGGAAGAAAACATTTATAAAGCAGCGGGCGAAGAATTCCTGATCAGCTCTCCAAAGCAATTGGGAATCATTCTTTTTGAAAAGCTCGAGCTGGTTAAAAAACCGAAAAAAACCAAAACGGGGCAGTATTCTACCAGTGAAGATGTGCTTTCGGCTCTCGCGCCCAAACACGAGATCATTCAGCAGGTGCTGGATTACCGCGGACTCGTAAAACTTCAGAATACCTATGTAGATGCCTTGCCATCTCAGGTTGAAAAAACTACCGGTCGTGTGCATACCGATTATGTACAGACGATAGCGGCTACCGGAAGATTGAGCTCGAACAATCCGAACCTTCAGAATATTCCTATCAGAACAGAAAGAGGAAGACAGGTTCGTAAAGCCTTTGTTCCACGGGATGAAAATTATCTTTTACTCGCAGCCGATTATTCACAGATCGAACTGCGCATCATAGCGGCTTTAAGCGAAGAAGAGAATATGATCAGGGCTTTTGAGGAAGGTGAAGACATTCACGCGTCGACCGCGGCGAAAGTTTTTGGAGTGCCTATTGAAGAGGTAACCCGCGAACAAAGAAGCAACGCCAAAACCGTGAATTTCGGGATCATTTATGGGGTTTCCGCTTTTGGCTTGAGCAATCAAACCAATCTTTCACGCAGCGAGGCGAAGGAATTAATTGACACTTATTATAAAACCTATCCACAACTAAGCAATTTCATCAGCGATCAGGTACAATTCGCGCGCGAGCACGGTTATGTTTCTACGGTTCTTGGCAGAAGGCGTTATTTAAAAGATATCAATTCCCGAAATGCCGTGGTACGTGGTGCTGCAGAAAGGAACGCGGTAAACGCTCCAATCCAGGGGAGTGCCGCCGACATTATCAAGCTGGCAATGATCAATATTCATAAAAAACTGAAAAAGGAAAACTACAAGACCAAAATGTTACTTCAGGTACATGATGAACTGGTTTTCGACGCTCATAAATCGGAACTTGAAAAAGTGAAGGAAATGATCAAATCTGAAATGGAAAATGCCTATAAACTGAAAGTCCCATTAGAAGTTGATCTTGGAGTAGGCGCAAACTGGCTGGAAGCTCATTGA
- a CDS encoding isoaspartyl peptidase/L-asparaginase family protein, which produces MKRRNFIKTAGAAGLGITAASRIMANPLFKPSYMTKNYPVAVATWNFQNATRKAGELLYQGTSALDAVEQGVRVEESNLKNTTVGDGGAPDRDGNVTLDACIMNPEGNAGSVAYLKHIAHPVSVARKVMEETPHVMLVGEGALQFALQNGFEKKDLLTKESEKAWKEWLKEKEYKPIINIENHDTIGMLCLDENGDMAGACTTSGLAYKMNGRVGDSPIIGAGLFVDNEIGGATATGMGEAVMKSVGSFLVVELMRQGKSPQQACEEAVKRIVGKNSNYNDFQVGFIAMNKQGDIGSYCIHGGFSYAKYYKGESTNTKSDSFLRD; this is translated from the coding sequence ATGAAACGACGAAATTTTATTAAAACTGCAGGCGCCGCAGGGCTTGGCATCACTGCCGCTTCAAGGATCATGGCTAATCCGTTATTCAAACCTTCTTATATGACAAAAAATTATCCGGTGGCAGTGGCTACATGGAACTTTCAAAACGCCACCAGAAAAGCAGGCGAACTTTTATACCAGGGAACTTCAGCTCTCGATGCAGTGGAACAGGGCGTTCGGGTGGAAGAATCAAATCTTAAAAATACCACCGTTGGCGATGGCGGCGCGCCCGATCGCGATGGGAATGTCACCCTGGACGCATGTATCATGAATCCTGAAGGAAACGCCGGTTCTGTGGCTTACCTGAAACACATTGCGCATCCGGTATCGGTGGCCCGAAAGGTCATGGAAGAGACCCCGCATGTGATGCTCGTGGGTGAAGGTGCATTGCAGTTTGCACTTCAGAACGGATTTGAGAAGAAAGACCTGCTCACAAAAGAATCTGAAAAAGCCTGGAAAGAGTGGTTAAAAGAAAAAGAGTATAAACCCATTATCAATATCGAAAACCATGATACCATTGGCATGCTTTGTCTCGATGAGAACGGCGATATGGCCGGAGCCTGTACAACCTCGGGACTTGCCTATAAAATGAACGGCCGCGTTGGAGATTCACCAATTATCGGGGCAGGCCTGTTTGTTGACAATGAAATTGGCGGGGCCACTGCCACGGGGATGGGTGAAGCAGTGATGAAAAGTGTGGGTTCTTTTCTTGTGGTAGAACTTATGCGGCAGGGAAAATCACCTCAGCAGGCCTGCGAGGAAGCCGTAAAAAGGATCGTTGGCAAGAATTCAAATTACAATGATTTCCAGGTTGGTTTTATCGCGATGAACAAGCAGGGAGATATTGGCTCGTATTGTATTCATGGCGGCTTTAGCTATGCGAAATATTATAAAGGGGAAAGTACCAACACCAAAAGTGATTCTTTCCTGAGGGATTAA
- a CDS encoding thioredoxin family protein — MSKFGELVDLDIPVLLDFYTEWNDASKAMHPVLRDVAAAMGDKAKVIKIDVDKNSQLAEALRVKGLPTLMIYKSGEMKWRHSGEQDANTLIGLLKEHL, encoded by the coding sequence ATGTCAAAATTTGGTGAATTAGTAGACCTTGACATCCCGGTACTCCTGGATTTCTACACTGAATGGAATGATGCTTCCAAAGCCATGCATCCGGTGCTTCGCGATGTAGCGGCGGCTATGGGCGATAAGGCCAAGGTGATCAAGATAGATGTTGATAAGAATTCGCAGCTGGCCGAAGCGCTTCGAGTTAAAGGTCTGCCAACCCTGATGATCTACAAATCGGGTGAAATGAAATGGCGGCATAGCGGTGAGCAGGATGCCAATACCCTCATCGGATTGCTTAAAGAACATCTCTAA
- the tsf gene encoding translation elongation factor Ts, which yields MAKITAAEVNKLRKATGAGMMDCKKALVEADGDFDQAIELLRKKGQKVAAKRADRESSEGAAIAKVNDDNTKGVIISLNCETDFVAKNDDFVALAQSLAELALDYNTKEELLAADYKGISVQEKLTEQTGVIGEKIEIGAFKTLQAPFVGSYIHAGNKIAVLTGLSANVDGADEVAKNVSMQAAAMNPVALNEEGVDQGTIDKEIEIAKDQLREEGKPENMLDKIAQGKLQRFFKDNTLVHQSYIKDSKQSVSEYVKSVNGNLEVVGFERVALG from the coding sequence ATGGCTAAGATAACCGCCGCTGAAGTAAATAAATTAAGAAAAGCTACCGGTGCAGGTATGATGGATTGTAAAAAAGCACTGGTAGAAGCTGATGGTGACTTTGATCAGGCAATCGAACTGCTTCGTAAAAAAGGTCAGAAAGTTGCTGCAAAGAGAGCCGACAGAGAATCATCTGAAGGTGCTGCAATCGCAAAGGTAAATGATGACAACACAAAAGGAGTGATCATTTCTTTGAACTGTGAAACCGATTTTGTTGCTAAAAATGACGATTTCGTTGCCCTTGCACAGAGCCTTGCAGAACTTGCTCTTGATTATAACACCAAAGAAGAGCTTTTAGCTGCCGACTATAAAGGAATTAGCGTTCAGGAAAAACTTACTGAACAAACCGGTGTTATAGGTGAAAAGATCGAGATCGGTGCTTTCAAAACCCTTCAGGCTCCTTTCGTAGGTTCTTATATTCACGCTGGTAATAAGATCGCTGTTCTTACAGGTCTTAGCGCAAACGTAGATGGTGCCGATGAGGTTGCGAAAAACGTTTCTATGCAGGCTGCAGCTATGAATCCCGTTGCTTTGAACGAAGAAGGGGTTGACCAGGGAACTATTGATAAAGAGATCGAGATCGCGAAAGATCAGCTTCGTGAAGAAGGCAAGCCAGAGAATATGCTTGACAAGATCGCTCAGGGAAAACTTCAGCGTTTCTTCAAAGACAACACGCTGGTTCATCAATCGTATATTAAAGACAGCAAGCAAAGCGTTTCAGAATATGTAAAATCTGTGAACGGCAATCTTGAGGTCGTAGGATTTGAAAGAGTAGCTTTAGGATAA
- a CDS encoding polysaccharide deacetylase family protein: protein MKLFRAKYPSILRLLYPHRVSKISSENSIYLTFDDGPVPEVTPWVLDLLAKYDAKATFFCIGDNVKKHPDVFREVLANGHVVGNHTFNHIKGWKTSDSDYIENTLKAENLINQLVYEEKRKKTLNSELLTLNSKSRRANSELRTPNLESRRANSEHYSCHPERSRRAELLTPNYKLFRPPYGRIKNSQASKLVKKGFKIVMWDVVSGDYEPEFSASQCFDNVVDNAEAGSTIVFHDSEKAFPNLQKILPDILKYYSEKGYQFRSLRDVL from the coding sequence ATGAAACTTTTCCGGGCGAAATACCCGTCTATTCTTAGACTTCTGTATCCGCACAGGGTTTCAAAAATTTCTTCAGAGAATTCTATATATCTCACTTTTGATGATGGCCCGGTACCGGAAGTCACTCCCTGGGTTCTGGATCTGCTGGCAAAATATGATGCGAAAGCTACTTTTTTCTGCATTGGCGATAATGTAAAAAAACATCCGGATGTTTTCCGGGAAGTTTTGGCTAATGGACACGTCGTGGGCAATCATACCTTCAACCATATCAAGGGCTGGAAAACCAGCGATTCAGACTATATAGAAAATACGCTCAAAGCCGAAAATCTCATCAATCAACTAGTCTATGAGGAAAAGAGAAAAAAAACTCTTAACTCTGAACTCTTAACTCTGAACTCGAAAAGTCGAAGGGCAAACTCCGAACTCCGAACTCCCAACCTGGAAAGTCGAAGGGCAAACTCTGAACACTACAGTTGTCACCCTGAGCGGAGTCGAAGGGCTGAACTCCTAACACCGAACTATAAGCTATTCCGCCCTCCCTACGGCCGTATCAAAAATTCACAGGCCTCGAAACTGGTAAAAAAGGGTTTTAAAATTGTGATGTGGGATGTGGTTAGCGGTGATTATGAACCGGAATTTTCGGCTTCACAATGTTTCGATAATGTGGTGGATAACGCCGAAGCAGGAAGTACGATCGTTTTTCACGATAGCGAAAAGGCATTTCCGAACCTTCAAAAGATCCTGCCCGATATTTTAAAATATTATTCTGAAAAAGGCTATCAGTTTCGCAGTCTTAGAGATGTTCTTTAA
- the rpsI gene encoding 30S ribosomal protein S9: protein MEVIHKIGRRKTAVARVYVSEGKGNITVNKKDLNDYFTTGPLLYKVNQPLNLTGNDKNFDVKVNVYGGGITGQAEAIRLALSRAMVELDEENRGTLKPEGLLTRDPRMVERKKYGQKKARKKFQFSKR, encoded by the coding sequence ATGGAGGTAATTCACAAAATTGGCCGTAGAAAAACAGCTGTGGCCCGTGTGTATGTTTCAGAAGGAAAAGGAAACATCACCGTTAACAAGAAAGACCTTAACGATTACTTCACTACAGGACCGCTTCTTTACAAAGTAAATCAGCCCCTAAACCTTACCGGAAACGATAAAAACTTTGATGTCAAAGTAAATGTTTATGGTGGTGGTATCACAGGTCAGGCTGAAGCGATCCGTTTGGCTCTTTCCAGAGCGATGGTAGAGTTAGATGAAGAAAATCGTGGTACTCTTAAGCCCGAAGGTCTTCTTACCAGAGACCCACGTATGGTAGAACGTAAGAAATACGGACAGAAGAAAGCCCGTAAGAAATTTCAGTTCTCTAAACGTTAA
- a CDS encoding copper homeostasis protein CutC, with product MLVEVCANSLESAINAEKAGADRIELCSELGVGGITPSYGLLQQVMEEVTIPVHVLIRPRSGDFSYSEAEFRVMLKDIEFCKSIGVKGIVSGALKPDFSLDKQKTSTLIKTSEGMHFTFHRAFDWLKDPLESFKIIQDLGADHLLTSGQQPKAIEGIDLLKQLLKVSDSCKIMPGGGVNSENIESFKNAGFEEIHFSGTIFYKTLPQLPKISMNSEKFLKEDHKAISDVRIIREMIQKLK from the coding sequence ATGCTTGTAGAAGTTTGTGCAAATTCTCTGGAATCGGCTATAAACGCTGAAAAAGCCGGAGCCGATCGCATTGAATTATGTTCTGAACTGGGAGTGGGCGGGATCACTCCTTCCTATGGTCTTCTTCAGCAGGTGATGGAAGAAGTTACAATTCCGGTTCATGTGCTTATCAGGCCTCGTAGTGGTGATTTTAGCTATTCTGAGGCAGAATTTCGGGTGATGCTGAAGGATATAGAATTCTGTAAAAGCATAGGTGTAAAAGGAATTGTTTCCGGCGCCTTAAAACCTGATTTTAGCCTTGATAAACAGAAGACGTCCACCTTAATAAAGACTTCGGAAGGTATGCATTTCACATTTCACCGGGCTTTCGACTGGTTGAAAGATCCTCTCGAAAGCTTTAAAATCATCCAGGATTTGGGGGCTGATCATTTACTAACTTCCGGTCAGCAGCCAAAAGCCATAGAAGGTATTGATTTGCTGAAACAGCTTTTGAAAGTTTCAGATTCCTGTAAGATCATGCCCGGCGGCGGTGTGAATTCAGAAAATATAGAATCGTTTAAAAATGCCGGATTTGAGGAGATACATTTTTCGGGAACGATTTTTTATAAAACACTGCCGCAGCTTCCGAAGATCTCGATGAATTCAGAAAAATTTCTGAAAGAAGATCACAAAGCGATCAGCGATGTAAGGATCATCAGGGAAATGATACAAAAGCTTAAGTAA
- a CDS encoding metallophosphoesterase has protein sequence MRWIILVALYLIVDIYSYQAVRSFSRNWVVAAIYFLLSVIVVGNLIYQFNQPAPSGTFSGGRGYAIGIFLAFFVSKIVVSVMMLGEDVVRLPLAGIQNFFGSSDNFSVPSRRKFISTLALGIAAIPFAGFLYGMFKGRYNFRVLKYTLHFDDLPDAFDGYRITQISDIHSGSFDHKEKIKYGVNLIQEQQSDVIFFTGDLVNNMASEMEDWKHMFSDLKARHGVYSILGNHDYGDYHDWPSAEAKRENLKRLKQTHAEMGWDLLLNEHRYIEKEGERIALVGVENWGAGGFKKAGDLKKAGENVKDEEFKILLSHDPSHWNEEVKSFDKKYHLTLSGHTHGMQFGIEIPGWFKWSPIQYRYKQWAGIYEEAGRFINVNRGFGFLAYPGRVGIWPEISVIELKKGPKPA, from the coding sequence ATGCGCTGGATCATTTTAGTTGCCCTTTATCTTATTGTGGATATTTATAGTTATCAGGCGGTCAGAAGCTTTTCCAGGAACTGGGTCGTAGCCGCGATTTATTTCCTTCTATCGGTTATTGTTGTTGGGAACCTGATCTACCAGTTCAATCAACCCGCTCCCAGCGGGACTTTTTCAGGCGGAAGAGGATATGCGATCGGAATATTCCTCGCCTTCTTTGTTTCAAAAATTGTGGTTTCAGTAATGATGCTCGGGGAAGATGTGGTGCGTCTTCCGCTCGCCGGTATTCAGAATTTTTTTGGTTCTTCCGATAATTTCAGTGTTCCTTCACGAAGAAAATTCATCAGCACGCTGGCTCTGGGCATCGCGGCGATTCCGTTTGCGGGATTCCTATACGGAATGTTCAAAGGCCGATATAATTTCAGGGTGCTGAAATATACGCTTCATTTTGACGATCTGCCAGATGCCTTCGATGGCTATAGAATCACGCAGATCAGCGATATTCACAGCGGAAGTTTCGATCATAAGGAAAAGATCAAATATGGAGTAAATCTCATTCAGGAGCAGCAAAGCGATGTGATCTTTTTTACCGGGGACCTGGTGAACAATATGGCTTCTGAAATGGAAGATTGGAAGCATATGTTTTCAGATTTGAAAGCCAGGCACGGCGTGTATTCTATCCTTGGAAATCATGATTATGGGGATTATCATGACTGGCCGAGTGCTGAAGCGAAAAGGGAGAATCTAAAAAGGCTTAAGCAGACGCATGCCGAAATGGGCTGGGACCTGTTGCTGAACGAGCATCGGTACATTGAAAAAGAAGGTGAGAGAATTGCACTTGTAGGAGTTGAAAACTGGGGCGCAGGCGGATTCAAAAAAGCCGGCGATCTTAAAAAAGCCGGTGAAAATGTAAAAGACGAGGAATTCAAAATCTTGCTGAGCCACGATCCGTCTCACTGGAATGAAGAGGTAAAAAGCTTTGATAAAAAATACCATCTTACCCTTAGCGGGCACACGCACGGAATGCAATTCGGCATCGAGATTCCCGGCTGGTTCAAATGGAGTCCCATTCAATACCGTTATAAACAGTGGGCCGGGATCTATGAAGAAGCCGGTAGGTTTATCAATGTGAACAGGGGCTTTGGTTTTCTCGCATATCCGGGGCGTGTGGGTATCTGGCCTGAAATAAGTGTTATTGAACTGAAAAAAGGCCCAAAACCCGCATAA
- the rpsB gene encoding 30S ribosomal protein S2, which produces MANKVEVKELLDAGVHFGHLTRRWNPNMAPYIYMERNGIHIINLYKSAAKMQDAGEALSKIAASGRKILFVATKKQAKEIVAEQAEKANMPYITERWPGGMLTNFVTIRKAVKKMASIDRMKKDGTYNTLSKKERLQVDRLRAKLEKNLGSISDMSRLPGALFVVDITREHIAVKEAQKLNIPIFAMVDTNSDPRQVDYVIPSNDDASKSISKVVSYVSDSIVEGLSERKTKKEDKKKEEKVSKEEKGEKAPKKAKKEKAEAPSTDKQDKKAMKEAKKDVKLESKQETLEKAKSSNDEEE; this is translated from the coding sequence ATGGCAAACAAAGTAGAAGTAAAAGAATTACTTGATGCTGGTGTACACTTTGGACACCTAACAAGACGATGGAACCCGAATATGGCGCCTTATATCTACATGGAGCGTAACGGGATTCACATCATCAACCTTTATAAAAGTGCTGCCAAAATGCAGGATGCCGGTGAGGCCCTTAGCAAAATCGCAGCCAGTGGCCGTAAGATCCTTTTCGTAGCCACTAAAAAACAGGCAAAAGAAATCGTAGCCGAGCAGGCTGAAAAAGCAAACATGCCCTACATTACCGAGCGTTGGCCAGGTGGTATGTTGACCAACTTTGTCACTATTCGTAAAGCCGTTAAGAAAATGGCTTCTATAGATAGGATGAAGAAAGATGGCACATACAACACCCTGTCTAAAAAAGAACGCCTTCAGGTAGATCGTCTAAGAGCCAAGCTTGAAAAGAACCTTGGTTCGATCTCTGATATGTCCAGACTTCCAGGTGCATTGTTCGTGGTTGATATCACCCGTGAACACATCGCCGTAAAAGAAGCTCAAAAATTAAACATTCCAATTTTTGCGATGGTTGATACGAATTCAGACCCACGTCAGGTTGATTACGTAATTCCATCTAACGACGATGCTTCGAAATCTATCAGCAAAGTTGTTTCTTATGTTTCCGATTCTATCGTAGAAGGTCTTTCTGAAAGAAAAACCAAGAAAGAAGACAAGAAGAAAGAAGAGAAAGTTTCCAAAGAAGAAAAAGGAGAAAAAGCTCCCAAGAAAGCTAAAAAGGAAAAAGCTGAAGCCCCTTCAACCGACAAGCAGGATAAAAAGGCTATGAAAGAAGCCAAGAAGGATGTGAAGCTTGAGTCCAAGCAGGAAACTCTTGAAAAAGCTAAATCTTCAAACGACGAAGAAGAATAA
- a CDS encoding DUF2200 domain-containing protein, translating to MEKHRIFSMPVASVYPHYINKAEKKGRTKEEVDTIFRWLTGYDQNSLENHLEQKTDFETFFAKAPQINPNVSKIKGVICGYRVEDIEDPLMQKIRYLDKLIDELARGKKMENILRS from the coding sequence ATGGAGAAACATCGCATTTTCAGTATGCCGGTCGCCAGTGTATATCCGCACTATATCAATAAAGCCGAAAAGAAAGGCCGCACCAAAGAAGAAGTTGATACAATCTTTCGGTGGCTAACCGGCTATGATCAAAATTCATTGGAAAATCACCTTGAGCAGAAAACCGATTTCGAAACTTTCTTCGCTAAGGCACCACAGATCAATCCTAATGTCTCAAAAATAAAAGGGGTGATCTGTGGCTACAGGGTTGAAGATATTGAAGATCCGCTAATGCAAAAGATAAGGTATCTGGACAAGCTGATCGATGAACTGGCCAGAGGAAAGAAAATGGAAAATATTTTAAGGAGTTAG
- a CDS encoding DUF5004 domain-containing protein, protein MKKIFFSLAIFSMMLQSCSKETMSEQNDMLKVSNLTTVTSNDLLGSWDLSKMTADTLVDLNDDGSASTNLLSETSCFNNMDITFNSDGTFISTNATMSFESGTEANKFSCMGDRIDQGDWEVRNDSLIMTLLINNVTYIHKKAIELGSNTFGFEVSKLESNLYVNDPGNTQASEIRILALEYTKR, encoded by the coding sequence ATGAAGAAGATATTTTTTAGCCTTGCTATTTTTTCAATGATGCTCCAGTCCTGTTCTAAAGAAACAATGAGTGAGCAGAATGATATGCTGAAAGTAAGTAATCTTACCACCGTTACTTCCAACGACCTACTTGGCAGTTGGGATTTGTCAAAAATGACTGCAGATACTCTTGTAGATCTTAACGATGACGGATCAGCCAGTACAAATTTACTGAGTGAAACCTCATGTTTTAACAATATGGATATAACATTTAACAGCGACGGCACGTTTATTTCTACGAATGCTACCATGAGCTTTGAGTCTGGTACTGAAGCTAATAAGTTTTCCTGTATGGGAGATAGGATAGATCAGGGTGACTGGGAGGTGAGGAATGATAGCCTAATAATGACCCTTTTGATCAATAATGTGACCTATATACATAAAAAAGCGATAGAACTGGGAAGTAATACTTTTGGTTTTGAGGTTTCTAAATTAGAATCTAACCTGTATGTGAACGATCCGGGAAATACCCAGGCCTCCGAAATAAGAATTTTAGCGCTGGAATATACCAAACGTTAA